From the Mycobacterium sp. 155 genome, the window ACGAAGTGATGCACCGGCATCAGCTCGATCGCAGTGATGCCCAACGACTTCAGATGGTCGATGATCACCGGATGCGCCACCGCCGCGTAGGTGCCGCGAATCTGCTCGGGAATGTCGGGATGAGTTTCGGTCAGGCCCTTGATGTGCGCCTCGTAGATGACGGTGTCGGCGTACTCGTGGCCGGGCGGCCGGTCAGTGCCCCAGTCGAAGTACGGATTGATCACCACGGCCTTGGGCATGTGGGCCGCCGAATCGTCGTCATTGCGGCTGTCCGGGTCACCGAAGTTGTAGCCGAACAGCGGCTGGCCCCAGTCGAAGGTCCCGTCGATGGCTTTGGCGTAGGGGTCGAGCAGCAGCTTGTTGGGATTACACCGGTGTCCGGCGGCGGGATCGTACGGACCGGTGACGCGGTAACCGTAACGCTGACCCGGCTCGATGTTCGGCACGAAGCCATGCCAGATGAAGCCGTCGACCTCGGGCAGGGTGACCCGTGCAGTCTCATTGCCCTCGGTATCGAAGAGACACAACTCCACACGCTCGGCGACCTCGCTGAACAATGCGAAATTCGTGCCCGACCCGTCGTAGGTGGCGCCAAGGGGGTAAGCCTTACCCCGCCAGATTTCGAGTTCGTGTTCCGTGGTTCGCTCGGCTGGATTCACAATCCGACTTTACGGTCCGCTGCGTTGCGTGACCATTCGGACAGCCCGCCCAGCGTGCGCCGAACCGGCGGGGGCTCACCCTGTTCACCGGCTCTGACCTGCCCGAATGCCCTTCGCCTTGGGTGAGGCGGACCACGGCGTTGTGACCGTCACACTGCACCGTTCGGGGCATCGCATTGCCGTCGGCGACGGTGTGCGCCAGGATCGTGCTCACCGCGAGCCGCCCGCGCCGGACCGGCTCACACCAGGATCCGACTAACTGACTTCGACGCCAGCCGAAAGCAATTCGTCGATCGCCGCGGCGGTGCTCTGCGGTGCGACACCGGCCGTCATCCCGGTGAGCACGCGGGTCCGCAGACCGGCTTTCACGGCATCGGCTGCCGTCGCCGCCACGCAGTAATCGGTCGCGATGCCGACCACGTCGACCTCGTCCACATCGTGGGAGCGCAGCCAGTCCATCAGCGTCGTTCCGGAATCGTCGACACCCTCAAAACCGCTGTAGGCGGCCGTGTAGTGGCCCTTCATGAACACGGCCTCCACAGCGCTGGTGTCGAACTCGGGGTGAAACGCCGCGCCCGGCGTCTCGGCCACGCAGTGCCGAGGCCACGACGCCTGATAGTCCGGGTGCTCGGAGAAATGCCCGCCCGGGTCGATGTGGAAGTCCTTGGTGGCCACGACGTGGTCGTATTCGTGGTCGCCGACGAGCAGTTCGCTGATGGCGCGCGCCACCGCAGCACCGCCGGTGACCGCCAGGGAGCCACCCTCGCAGAAATCGTTCTGCACGTCGACGACGATCAGTGCCCGCTTATGCCGTTTTGCTCCTCGCGTCCGCACGCGCCCTTCTGCTCCTCGCGTCCGCATGTGGTTCATCTCACTACTGCACTTGCACGCTGGCGACGGTGCGGTTGAGGTGGTGCAGTTTGATCTCGACAGTCCCGGGCGTATCGACGGTGAACTGGAACTGTTGACCGGTGCGCGGCTCGATCTTGAAAGTGTGGTCCGGTGCGGAGTCTACGTACAGCTCATCGGCGGCGTCGCTGTTGACCCGCACCACGATGGGCTCTTGCGCCTTGCCCTGCAACGACGCGTTGGTCGGTGTCACCTCACCGCCCTTGATGGTTACGTCTATGACCAGCCGGGCGGGCGCCTGCTGCTGGTTTGTCATGTCTGACGGATTGACAGCGGTCACCGAAGGTGTCGTCGAGCCGGTCTCGCTCGACGAGGACTTGTCGGAACTGCCGCATCCGGCCGCCAAGAGTGCTGCCGCGGCCGCCAGGGTGATCAGTCTGCATATACGCGTGTTCACGGTGAACCATCTTCGTCTGTAAGGTCCCGCGAACCGCCTTCTCCCGGCCCGGCGTTTCCTTTGGTGTCCGGAATGCGGCGATCTCCCCGACGACTACAACGGCGGGGATGAATGCCGGCAGCACCGGCAGCAAGGTGGTCAGCCAGGGCCGGAACACCTACTGAGTGCTCCACGGTGTCACCGGCCGCTCGCGCGCCACTCCGTCGATCGTGACGTCGACCCGCTCGTCGAAGAAGCAGATCAGCCCGCGCACGAGCTCGGCGTCGTGTAGTGGCTCGTGGTAGCTCCATGCCACATCTGCCGATCCGCCTGGCACGGAATAGTAGCTCGCCCGGCCCTTGTATGAGCAGTAGCTGATCGTGTTGCTTTCTGCCAGTGCAACTTTCACATCTCTCCGGGGAAGGTAATACCGCGTCGGCAGGAGCGTCTCGAATAACAGTGTGGGATGGCTGGATTCGGCCAGCAGCTGGCCGTCGAGCTCCACGCGGACGTGCCTGCTGCTGCGCAAGATGTCGATGCGGTGGAACGGATCACGCGGGTGGGCGAGGATCGGTTCGTCTTCCTCACGCCACTCGAAGCTGGCGAAGTCGAGGATCAGGTACCCGGCCAGATCCGGATCGTCCGGCTGATAGGCGGCCGCGACGCCAGTCTCCTCGCCCGCGATGACGTCGAATTCGATGCCCGGGCAACTGTGCGTGGCGAAGGGAATCGACGGGTCGAGAAACCCGGGGATCTCATCGTCGCCTGACTCCGCACCGGCCGGCACCAATCCTGCGGTCAGCGCGCCGCGGGGCACCGCGTAGCTCGGGACGACCCGCCGAGGCTCCCACACCAGAACGGCCGCGCAGGTGTCGGCCACCGGCTCGCCGCCCATACAGGCGCGGATCCGTTTCGCCGTCGGCTGATACCGAAGGGTGTCCAGACTTTCGGCGAGTAGGTCTGACACCTTGGCAGCCATATCGGCCATTATCGGCCAGGTGGACCGACTGGCACACGGAGGACAAGGAAACTCTCAGGTACCGACGTAGTCCGCGAGATGCTTCCCGGTGAGGGTCGACAGGGCCGCGGATGCGATCGTGGGTGTCGGCGGGGTGAGAAGTACTACCATTCAGCGAATCTCCTGGAGGCGGATGAGATTGCCGGCTGGGTCCCGCAACGCACAGTCGCGGACGCCGTACGGCTGATCGGTCGGTTCCTGGATGATCTCGGCGTCGGTTGCCTGCAGCCGTTCGAAAGTGCCGTCGAGATCCTTGGTAGCCAGGATCAGGCTGGCGAGGGTGCCCTTGGCCATCATCTCGGCGACGACCCGCTGTTCCTCATCGGTGATGCCCGGAGTGGCCGTGGGAGGGAACAGCACGATTGATACGTCGGGCTGCTCCGCCGGACCGACGGTGATCCAGTGCATACCGTTGTAGCCGATGTCCTTGTGGATTTCGAAACCGAGGATGTCGCGGTAGAACGTCCTGGCGGCATCCGGATCGTTCTGCGGGAGGAAGCTTGCGCTGATGGTGATATCCATGTTCGTCACGCTAATTGCGGGTTGGGGCTCGACGCTTCTCGATTCCTGATCGGTCTGGTCACCTGCTTGGCGACGCACGCCGGGATGCCCTGGGTGGAGTCGGCCATCTGCTGGCGGTAGGTGCTGGGCGGGACGCCGACGAGTTCGGTGAAGCGCGTGCTGAACGTGCCTAGCGACGAGAAGCCGACCGCGAAACAGACCTCGGTGACCAGGTGGTCGCCGGCGCGCAACAACGACATTGCACGCTCGATGCGCCGAGTCATCAGGTAGCTGTACGGCGACTCACCGTAAGCAAGCTTGAATTGCCGCGATAGATGCCCCGCCGACATGTTCACGCCGCGGGCGAGCGCTTCCACGTCGAGTGGCTGGGCATAGTCGCGGTCCATCCGGTCACGCACGTGGCGCAGCAGCGCGAGGTCGCGCAATCGTTGCACGTCGGGGCTGGTGGCCACGTGTTCGATGCTGCCACAAACGAACCGGCGCGTCCGCCGGGCCGGGCGGTAGGCTGCTGTCGGTGAGACCGGCACAGCTGGCGGCGCTGGATTTGCGGCAACGCGACGGGGTCACATGCGGCCCTACCGTCGCGGTGGTGGCGGGCCTGCTGGTGGACCCGGCGTATCGCGCAACCCTGCTGGGGCCCGCCGGCCGGAAGTGGTTCTCCGACGAGCAGCATCGGGTTCACGAGGAGATCAACCGCATATGGCCACGCCGGCTCGGTGCGACACCGGCGGGCATGGCCCGGGCACTGACACACCACAGCATCCGAGTCGCCTACCGTTGGCGGCCGTTTCGCGGCGACCAGGATGGTTTGGTCGATGTCCTGGCTGCGCTCGAGGCCGGCTGGCCGGTCACCATGCTCGTCGGCGGTCGCGGTATCCCACGGCACTGGGTGCTGATCGTGGCGGCTGCCGATGACGTCCTGCAGTGCTACGAGCCGACATCGGGAACGGTGGTTCCCGTTGATATCGCGGAGGTTCGCGGCGCCCGTGTCACCGGGCTGGGATTCCCGCGACCGTTTGCGTTCGTCCTGCCGAGTGGTCGGCAATGCGAGCCAACCACGAGCTGGCGGTGAAGTCCTGTACCAGGCGCTGTGGCGAGCGGGTAGCTCCCTGTGGCATTTTCGGCGTTTTGCCGCGAAAACCTACACGCTCGTCAGAGCGTCCAGAGGCGCATGGTGAGTAGCGTCGGAGTTCGCCCTATTAGCGCGGTTGCTACTCGGCTGAATCCGCGCGCGGTCCCAGGATGGCCTGTGATGCAGCGATGGCCGGATCGTAGATCTCGCGGATCTCACGGCCGTCTTCAACGATCATCGCGGTGAGTTCACGCAGTCCGCCCAGCAGGATGATGGCCATCGGGCGGGTCAGCCGCGGCAGTTCGGCGTGCCGGAAACCGGCGTTTGCACTGAGATCGATAAGGAGGTCGGTTAGTTCGCGCATGGCCTCGCGCTGCAGCGGACGAGCCTGGGCGCCCAGCGCGGGCAATTCCCGTATCCAGCTCAAGGTCACGGCGGGGGCGGACTCGATGTGGTCGACATAGGCGCCGACGGCCTGTGAGATCTGGCTCTGCCAGGGTGCCTCGGCGTCGACGGCGGCGCGGATCTCGTCGGCCAGGCGCGCGTTGTTGAGCCGAAGTAACTCGATGAAGCAGGCTTCCTTGCTGGAGAATTGGTCGTAGAACGTGCGC encodes:
- a CDS encoding TetR/AcrR family transcriptional regulator, which gives rise to MTAALAGSGAPAGTDTFRLRLLDGLATGITDKGYRETTVADVVRYAHTSKRTFYDQFSSKEACFIELLRLNNARLADEIRAAVDAEAPWQSQISQAVGAYVDHIESAPAVTLSWIRELPALGAQARPLQREAMRELTDLLIDLSANAGFRHAELPRLTRPMAIILLGGLRELTAMIVEDGREIREIYDPAIAASQAILGPRADSAE
- a CDS encoding VOC family protein is translated as MDITISASFLPQNDPDAARTFYRDILGFEIHKDIGYNGMHWITVGPAEQPDVSIVLFPPTATPGITDEEQRVVAEMMAKGTLASLILATKDLDGTFERLQATDAEIIQEPTDQPYGVRDCALRDPAGNLIRLQEIR
- a CDS encoding DUF427 domain-containing protein; the encoded protein is MAAKVSDLLAESLDTLRYQPTAKRIRACMGGEPVADTCAAVLVWEPRRVVPSYAVPRGALTAGLVPAGAESGDDEIPGFLDPSIPFATHSCPGIEFDVIAGEETGVAAAYQPDDPDLAGYLILDFASFEWREEDEPILAHPRDPFHRIDILRSSRHVRVELDGQLLAESSHPTLLFETLLPTRYYLPRRDVKVALAESNTISYCSYKGRASYYSVPGGSADVAWSYHEPLHDAELVRGLICFFDERVDVTIDGVARERPVTPWSTQ
- a CDS encoding isochorismatase family protein; amino-acid sequence: MRTRGAKRHKRALIVVDVQNDFCEGGSLAVTGGAAVARAISELLVGDHEYDHVVATKDFHIDPGGHFSEHPDYQASWPRHCVAETPGAAFHPEFDTSAVEAVFMKGHYTAAYSGFEGVDDSGTTLMDWLRSHDVDEVDVVGIATDYCVAATAADAVKAGLRTRVLTGMTAGVAPQSTAAAIDELLSAGVEVS
- a CDS encoding helix-turn-helix transcriptional regulator, coding for MDRDYAQPLDVEALARGVNMSAGHLSRQFKLAYGESPYSYLMTRRIERAMSLLRAGDHLVTEVCFAVGFSSLGTFSTRFTELVGVPPSTYRQQMADSTQGIPACVAKQVTRPIRNREASSPNPQLA